The region ACGTTGTTCTATCTGTTACTGCCATCTCTATCCTATTTTCTGTATCCCCTTCTTTCCTAtcatcctctctccccccaccccccccctctctctctctctcacgtgcacacacacacacacacacacacacacatagttgcGCTGCTGACTGGCAGACTTGTAAAAAGGTCTTAATTATGGTGCATTTTAAGGAACAAGCAATTAATTGAGAGCAGGTTGCGCAGTTGTGAGCTCGACCGTAGCACAGAGGGATTGGGGGCAATTTGCCCTTGCAGAAAACCACTATTCAGTACTATACAACTCTTACAACAAATCTATTTATCATTGAACCATGAAGACATTAACGAAGAGGTAAGGTAAGATGTGTTATAAAAGCTTTGGATGGCTTATTCTTTTCcccaattaaaaaatgtgcaatacagAATGTAGAATTTCACTGCTCTATTCTTGTAAGATGTCCACGAATGTACATGGATGTACTTGGTTGTATTTTTCCCtctgaaacagaaatgcacatcAAGATATGATAAAATATTCTGTCCTGATTTGGACGAAAATTCAGCTGCAATGCACACTGTCTTTAACATTGGTAAAGTCGAGGTGAATGACAGAGACTATTACCGTTAGACACATTCTTGGGCTCTGTGAAATTTGctgttggaaattgtggtcacACGGAATCAGGTCTGCCAAAACTCCCAGATAATTCTGCTAATCTTTGCATCTGTCTGTCATATCTAAACACACTGTGGTCATGAACGATCACAGCTGACTAAATATAAATGCTGTTTGACCGTGAGGGGGAAGCTGTATGTGCAGTCTTTAGCAGAATGGGACGTGTACATGCTTTGGTGTCCACCGTCATTTACTGACGGAaagctctttcttttttacctcGCTATTATGCAGTCTGGGGGTTTGTTCAATTTACTCTTTCtgattctttctttctctttttcagttcCTGCTTCATTCTTGCACACAGTTGGTAAGTCAAAGTGCCACGAGCGGTGTGAAACCTCACAATTGCATGTCTGTGCCATGATATAATCCCTTATGCTATTCCCTTTAGTTTCTgtactgtgtatttttaaaatattgctctTTGTGAATGCATGTGAATGAAATGAAGTGAAGTTGTCTTTATGAAGTAGCTTAATTTGTTGCCAGGCATGGAGGGCATTGATATGTCATCAGtcataaaaacttttttcaaaaatcacGAGTCATTAATAAGCACTAAGTGGCTGCAGTCATTTTCATCTTTCCGTGTGTCCCCCAGTGTCAGGGCAGAACGGCGGGGAGAGCGTTGTGGTGGCCGTGTACAACATCAGCGCCCCCACTGGCTCGGAGGCCGTACTGCAGTGCCACAGCCAGCGCATGGTGTGGACCCAGGACCGGCTGAAGGACCGCCAGCGCGTGGTGCACTGGGACCTGTTTCGGAGCCCGCCCGACTTCGCCATGGAGAGGCTGCTGGACATGTTCTCGGCGGGAGACCAGCGAATCTACAACGGCTACAACAAGGATCGCGTCAGCATGTCCAAGACCGCCTTCGACGACGGCAACTTCTCCCTGGTCATTAAGGGTAAGCTGGCGAATATTACCGCAGTTCCTGTGGGCTTTTATGCGACTGCCACTCATGGGTGGATACAGATTTTCGATTATTGATTGGCAGGAGATCAGTCCATTCGGTTATtggtgttttaattttaaagtggTGGTTTAGCAAAACGACCTGCTGTCATAAATTAATTCTATTCAAATCTCAGCTGGGATGCCTCTCTCGGGCCCTTGAGTAATGTAGTACCGTTCAGTACCATTCAGTAACAGTTCAGTACAGTTTAATGCAGTTCAGTACAGGTCAGTACAGTTTAGTACCTTTATTGGCCCTAGAAGGGAAATTTTCTTTGCAACCAGGTGTAAaaatgcagaggtggaaaatccaggttcagaaaataTAAGTCCTCCCCTGTATTTTTGTTCCAAACTCCCAGATTTGCAAAATTCTTCAGCCAAGAAGTACaactaatcagtgaaatcatcTTGCTGAGTTTTTACGGGCGGAAGAAACGCATGGCAGgccttttactttctgaccctggAACTTCAGCAccactgtaaaaatgtaaaaatcaataCAGTACTACAGCCATAACAGGCGTTCACTACATACaacaatttcaaattaaaagcagctttaaataaatgcagcttcACTACTTTACTTAGCTCCAGTAAacatgcagctgtataaatagaatGTGCAAACCAACCATATGCTCTGTGCAGTTACCCTGAAGGctaagggctgctgggaaaagGTGTATTCGCTGATGCGTTTCCTGTCTGCGCAGATGTGTCGACGAGTGACAGAGGCATCTATTCCTGTAACCTGCATCACCACTACTGTCACCTGTACGAGACCACTAAGGTGCAGCTGAACGTTACCAAATCACGTAAGAACCGAGCCCCTGTGTCCCCTCACCCCACATCCGAGAGAGTGCCAGTTTCGTATTTTGCTGActtctgttgcttttttaaaacttccttttccctccttttttaacTGACTTTTTGGTGGTTCATCAGTCAGCTCTCAGAATGAAAGTGGAGTCAAACATCACTCAGTATGCTGTATGTGCAGATATTTCTGCAGTGAAATATGAATGTCTGGTGAATACTGAAGCCCTATTGAATAAATTTCTTGCGTATTACACATCAGGTAAATACCAGAACAACCATAACAACAATTTAcaatgttcagaaaaaaaattaagcaaaacaaaatatgaaaatgatgttaGATGATACAGATCTAGAGATTCTACTGGTTTTTTTTATAGGAACCAGTAGatgtgcaaaacaaaatatgaaaactatGTTAGATGATACAAATCTGGAGATTCTActggttttttaaatatcagttcTGTGTTTTGGGGCTCTGAGGCCATAGCAGTAGTgctcacccctctctcctccgcgCCGTGCAGCTCGCAAGGAGCGGCGCTTCTGGGACGGGGAGAAGGCGGTGTTCGTGGCGCTGGCGGGGAGCACGGTGGTGCTGCCCTGCGTGAACCGGCGGCCGGTGTGGACGGAGTCGCACGGCGAGGAGGACCAGCAGGTGGTGCACTGGGACCGGCAGCTCCCGGGGGTCCGGCACGACCGCGCCGACCGGCTGATCGACCTGTACGCGTCCGGCGAGCGCCGGCAGTACGGCCCGCTCTTCCTCCAGCGCAAGATGAACATCACGGGAGACGCCTTCTCGCGCGGCGACTTCTCCCTCACCATCGCCGACCTGCGGTGGCCGGACCAGGGCGTGTACTCCTGCCACCTGCACCACCACTACTGCGGCCTGGACGAGAGGCGCATCTTCCACCTCAGCGTgggaccccccgcccccgccgcccccgccgcccctgTCCCCGCGCACCCGGACCTCACCACCGCCCCCCACGTCCTCCCCAACGACGACCCACGTAAGAGATCCGGGCCCGGACGGGCGTTTTTATCATGTGACCCCCAGTagcagagaggaacagaactgtgaaataaaaacgaTGCTACTGTGGTGTTaacagtggtagtagtagtagtagtagtagtattagcagcagtggtagtagtagtggtagtagtagtagtagtattagcagcagtggtagtagtagtggtagtggtagtagtagtagtagtattagcagcagtggtagtagtagtggtagtagtagtagtagtagtagtattagcagcagtggtagcagtagtggtagtggtagtagtagaagtagtagtagtattagcagcagtggtagtagtagtggtagtagtagtattagcagcagtggtagtagtagtagtagtagtagtagtattagcagcagtggtagtagtagtggtagtggtagtagtagtagtagtattagcagcagtggtagtagtagtggtagtggtagtagtagtagtagtattagcagcagtggtagtagtagtggtagtagtagtagtagtagtagtattagcagcagtggtagcagtagtggtagtggtagtagtagaagtagtagtagtattagcagcagtggtagtagtagtggtagtagtagtagtagtagtagtagtagtattagcagcagtggtagtagtagtggtagtagtagtagtagtagtagtagtagtattagcagcagtggtagtagtagtagaagtagtagtagtagtattagcagcagtggtagtagtagtagtagtagtagtattagcagcagtggtagtagtagtagaagtagtagtagtagtattagcagcagtggtagtagtagtagtagtagtagtattagcagcagtggtagtagtagtagaagtagtagtagtagtattagcagcagtggtagtagtagtggtagtagtagtagtagtagtagtagtagtattagcagcagtggtagcagtagtggtagtggtagtagtagtagtagtagtagtattagcagcagtggtagtagtagtagtagtagtagtagtagtattagcagcagtggtagtagtagtggtagtggtagtagtagtagtagtagtattagcagcagtggtagtagtagtggtagtggtagtggtagtagtagtagtagtagtagtagtattagcagcagtggtagtagtagtggtagtagtagtagtagtagtagtagtagtattagcagcagtggtagtagtagtggtagtggtagtagtagtagtagtattagcagcagtggtagtggtagtagtagtagtagtagtagtagtattagcagaagtggtagtagtagtggtagtggtagtagtagtcgtGTGGAACTAATAGGGTCTAGGGGAGCAGAGCATTGGTGATAAGGAGGCTCTGTTCAGCATGTGTGTCTCTCCAAACAGTGCTTGTGTAAGCAGCGTAGTCTGGGCACACTGATCGAATCTGTGTAAATAAACTCCCTAtatggggggggttgggggtggtggtgtggggggggtggtggcttGGTTTATTGATGTCGTCTCACAGCTGAGCTTAGCCATGCAAAGGgttcattcttctttttttgccctttcctaatttttctttcactttctttcctctttttctgtcaCTCCTGTTTTTGTCTGTCCTCCTGTTTTCTCGGAGTGCCCACCCTCTCAGtttccctttttccctcacATTTCTCTGGGAcaagagggtgggggtggtgagggtggGGAATAGTTTGTGGTTGTAACTGGATTTCatttatatatgttttgttCTGCATTTTCTTGCTGGTAGTCAGCATGTCTCCGAGCCAGACCAAGTCCagttccccccccaccccaccccagacaCCCCCGTCTGCCTCCCAACTGAGcacacagagggggagaggggaggacggggaaggtggggaggtggggggggggggggggggggcgtctgaaTTCAAAAGCGGCCTCCGCTTTTGTCTGGAGTCTCGCCCATGGCTCCCACGCCCACCCTTCAGTAAATTAGCAGGGTTTACCTCAGTTTCAGTGTTACACATTACTGCCAACCCTCGCCCATCTTTCagtctttttctcttttgttcttTCCTTTAGCTGCCTcgtttttctcccctttctcagcctccctctcttcctctggaCAGCCCCGACGATCAGATAGcccagtttttgtgtttgttgttcgTCGAGGGGAAatttaggagggggggggggggagagagagatttaggAGCTGTGTTGTTTGGatcaggcagagagagagagggggaggcttGGCTTTGCCTTCTCAGGTTGTGGGAGAGTGAAGAAAGAGATACAGTGGGAGGAGGGCGCTCCTTCTGAGAAACCAATAATGGCGGGGTCTGAGACACAAATCCTGCTTTTTATTAGAGGAGTTTCAGTGTCTACAGCAGCTATGATTTTGCAGACCTTACAGGAGAGCACAGGAGCTGTGGAAAAATGTTGTGCTTACAGTGAATTTATCTCTTCTCTGGAGATAACAAAGTGTGATGAAACATTGATTAGCCacttgaagagtaggtttttttggaatgtttttgttttttcttcaaaattctactgctttcagttgccagtagcgattgttacatcatgattagaatgttcagttaagaacattctaatcgcatatttgtcacggatcttacaccttaaagggttaaagtggTCCATCTTTCTcgtactgtgtgagtgtgcattaagggtacacaaacacagaccctgcagtctctccctcttcctctctctctctgtactcgGCGGTGCGACTCGTTTGTATCGACAGGAAAAGGAAGCGGCCCACATCTGTGCCACATCTGGCCGTCTGTTACTTGAAGGTCCTCAGCGAGATGGAGGTTATGTtagatttttgtcatttcttccccccctcccccccccctctcccccttcccccccccccttcaaaataaatgttggccCATTTCTCTGCCTTGTTTTTGTTGGACGCGAAAGGATCCGCCCCAGATCAGAATCGGCAGAAAGGCATCGCATGGTTTCGtaccataataataaaaacgggaggaggaaggaggagccATTTTAGGTCCGCGCTATACTTAGTTCCCTGTTCCCTGCGCTCTCCGGTGCAGACGACTGTGAACACTGCGAGATTTCCGTCCGTCTTCCTTTTCAGAGCTGAACCCTCTGAGTTATGGTGTTTTTGGCTCTGGTGGTGTCTGGGGAGCACCGAATTTCCGGACAGTCGGGCCACACAAGTCCTTCACTTCCTTGTTTGTGCTGgaggattatgggaaatgtCCCTGTCAGATGACAGCTCTCCTGTGGCCTGGGTGCCTGGAccctcgggggggtgggggtgaatgACCCATAGGCCGAGGCAGAGGGGCGATGCTCAGCGAGCGAGGGCACATTTAATTGGGGATTTCATTATTACGCTCATTCAGTGGCAGGTAACCAGGGTAAcgtcccccccgcccaccccctccaggcccccccccccatttaggTACTGCTGATTGTCCATGATGGATGTAGATCTTGGAAGAGGGGTGTGGGGGACAGGGGACACGCGTATTATCATGTTGTGTTGGGTGGTACTGTTAGTGTTCGCCTGAAAGAGATATCCTAAAGAAAATTTCCTGTTTTATGTTGTCTCCACTCCCCAAAATTTGAAATGAGATCTATGTCCTTGGTTGGGTCACTACCTCTGGCTGCACTCAAGAGGTTCCCGTACATTTACAGCGGCACAATACACGCATGGTGAACCATACTTTTGGTTTTGACCGTTTATTCCTGGTGCTGTAAACTGTGCACTGCAATCAAAACCATTAACACCCGTCAGCGTTGCTCActtctctctgttctggccctaTGCTCTTCGTGAGCCGCTTACTTATCCCACTGAGTAAGAGGGAACGAATAGTCCTCCGCCCACAAGCAGATGTGTATCAGGAAGTATGTAGGTCAGTGTAGAATaaactgggggggtggggtgggggggggactcatGAGACCATGAGACACTCGGCCATGAGACACTAGCAGCAGCATGCTGTGTACTGAGCATCCTAGCCAAAGGTACACCAAAAaatcaaagcccccccccccctgatcgcaatcccccccaccccggtccACAATTTCCCAACCTGCAAATTTTGTCTGTACACCCATGATTGGAACTCTGGCGTCACTAGTACTGCCATGAGAGAAGCCTAGCAGGACTGTACTTCACGAAATGCAGAGATATTCACATTAAGTAAGCAAGTTACAATGTTCACTTTTtagtacacaaaaataaatactgaaggCAAATAATATAGAATGcattgtcattttacattttgtgtagaGGGGTGTCTGTGGATTGGTGGTTAGGCTTGCTGAGGAACAGAGGTCCTTCATTGCTAGCCGCAGTGCTACGCTACGCTTTTAAACATTAGGTAGGGCAGGTAATGATGGTGATCGGGGCAAGCAGACAGAGGTCCCCTGATGATAGTCATTACGGAGGCCTGCTCCAGCTGGGGTAATGAGAATCATGTCTTTGTGCGCTTGTATTGCCCTGCCCTCAAATTACAATGCCACGgcagggggggtgaggagggggggcggggtgtgaaTTTGTGAGTGCAGCCAAGGAGCAGATTGCTGACTGTGGTTTATTGCAGCTTAGTTTCAGCCACCCATACAGTATGTGCCCCTCCTTGCCCTTGCTCCTCTACAGAACAATACACTCCCAAAAAgtgtaacacaaaatgtaaattatcAATATTAACCGTGTTTTGAtggtaccaaaaaaaataagattaaattaaatccaTGTCTGATTGAAgttgatatttatttagcagtcTTGTAAAGAGTGGCTTTTAAAGAGTTCTTTGGGGTTCAttgtgttattctttttttttcttcagcaatacattatttaaacttCCAAATGAATGTGCTTTTGATCATTACGGTAAACTGTTGaacagtgaaatgtgttttttcaagTGTAGTTAGCTGTTATTGTCATTTTGAACTCTgggcatttttgtattttcggacattttgaatttttgggccctgagtctcccccatCCGTAGCCGAATTGTCGTTCTGATCTGCAGATCTTTTATGAGCAATGCGAATGTTTTTCAGACCGCGAAGCGCTGACGCAGACTGACTAATCTCCCACGCTGCCCTAATGAAAGTGTCTGCGCTATTGTGGGCTTCCTTTTTACGCTGCGGCTGACCGCCCGTGACTTGTTTTTGTCATTGGTGGGCAAATCCACTCAGCCtctggggggagaaaaaaaacagcctctcccctcttctctgaCCTCCTGTTTCACCTCATCCCCTGCTTCTCTTTGTCTTCCCTCTTGCCTCTTACCTGCCTCTGCCGTGCAGCCTCGGTTTCCATGGCTACAAAGCCCGGCGCCTCCCAGCCCCTTTTGATGTGTagccccccctcacacccctggcctgtgacatcacttcctggcAGCTGTCAGTCAGGCTGCTTGGCCGTTTGTTCCCGAGGAGAGGTCGATGGAAAAACGTtgccggggagagagagagagtttgtgccTCTTTTTGAAATGGGGAGGAAGCAGGACTTAAGCATCTTTAAAGAAAAAGCACATACTGTAACAGGCGTAGTCCAGCGAAGACCCAATTCCTCTTGCTTCTCGTCACCGTCTCCGctccccccccaatccacccccccctcccttgctCAGTTTGTTCTGCCAGGAAAAATAAATCGCTGCATGACTTCAGGTCTGGAACTCATTTCGGCTCAAAAACACTTGGCCGGCGCTCCGCAGCTCCTCCTTggcgggcagagagagaggcaggctgCAGGAAACTAGCACGGGCTCGGCTCAAACTCCTAGTCTCAGCGGAATGGATGTGTGCAGTCGGAATGGAGCTTCTCAGCAAACTGTTTGGCTTGAGCTTTCCGCGACGCTCTTGTGTGGGTGATCTAAACCTGGCTCGTCCGTTCCCTGTTCCCAACACAGGTGTCTCTGCCTTGCCGACTTCAACCAAAGTGCTCAATTCCTGAACTTTCCCAGGGAAAAAGGCAACTTATCTCTACTGCCCTGATAAGATTTGCCTTGAGGAAAaaattcaaagtttttttttccaactagATAAACAGTTCAActgtttttaaagtatttttaaaaaaacattctaaaggGAGCACTACACCAAGCCTTTCCCCTGTCTTTTCAATGCAAAATTTCTAAGCAGTACTGTTTTTTTACgtttattgtaaaatgtttgttCATCCCCCTGGTAAATAAATGTACTACAAACGTACTACACAGGACAAGAATTTATGTTTTTCTATGAACAATCCTTCACACCCTTTTATGCAGAATGATGGCTTTGAAGCCCTTTGCTCCAAAAATTTTGCCTTAACGCTGTATTGTGAATAACACACGCATGGGTCTGTACTGAGCCACTGACCCCAGATTGTTCCCTTCCTCATCAGACACTAATGTGGTGGAGGTGCCCCACGTCATCAACTTCATCGTGCCCGAGCATCGAggtcacttcctgcagcagctgggcTACATCCTGGCGACTGTCCTCATGCTGGCCCTGATCGCCATCGGGCTCATCCTGCTCAGCCGAAGATGCAAGAAGAGA is a window of Anguilla anguilla isolate fAngAng1 chromosome 13, fAngAng1.pri, whole genome shotgun sequence DNA encoding:
- the LOC118211741 gene encoding matrix remodeling-associated protein 8-like, coding for METARVNIIARILLLFQIPASFLHTVVSGQNGGESVVVAVYNISAPTGSEAVLQCHSQRMVWTQDRLKDRQRVVHWDLFRSPPDFAMERLLDMFSAGDQRIYNGYNKDRVSMSKTAFDDGNFSLVIKDVSTSDRGIYSCNLHHHYCHLYETTKVQLNVTKSPRKERRFWDGEKAVFVALAGSTVVLPCVNRRPVWTESHGEEDQQVVHWDRQLPGVRHDRADRLIDLYASGERRQYGPLFLQRKMNITGDAFSRGDFSLTIADLRWPDQGVYSCHLHHHYCGLDERRIFHLSVGPPAPAAPAAPVPAHPDLTTAPHVLPNDDPHTNVVEVPHVINFIVPEHRGHFLQQLGYILATVLMLALIAIGLILLSRRCKKRALEYDLRRSERGNVTTNDFEMGVTELKMCNQEEMRRDYKNNLLKEKAEMCKLPSPKVIDLDKEMDKTAWK